The proteins below are encoded in one region of Haladaptatus sp. R4:
- a CDS encoding prolyl oligopeptidase family serine peptidase: MPPALTLSDALDIEYPSAPSWSANGNFLAATVYEDDGNVLLVTDPKNDRPWRFTPDDGHVTEFAWSPTESSLLVATDAGDLLLADPKERTTARLLSGPDERSAYTWSNDGTRFAFYRDGRPFVRDVETGVERGFDGPKRGPFLGETRMFAWSDDDTLLAYRFVEDGTTHVGVVHAESGELTWRTHGELASSTPAWLADGRVLFDQRGEGGTVRRIVAADPETGVETVLFRESDLERGIVSSGAPEVSPDGRRIALSLPLDGWDHVHVIDVETGDRTQLTEGAFEDKGVADATPQWSDDETLVFASNRNGSGQRHLFSVTLDGETTALVETDGTNVHPRPAPDGGTIAYVHADGELSPELRIFDFRDRGRERLTRSTVEEWSIPPIEPERIEFESAGRTIDGYLLDPRKSDAVADDATDLPAVVCVHGGPMRQMRDGWHPSRSYGLFYSYHQYLATKGYACLFVNYRGGIGYGKEFRQAIAGTRGEDEIEDVTRAGEFLKGLPYVDSDVVTVWGLSYGGYATLQVLGTHPDTFSLGINLAGLADLELYKEWAEETKHPAAASSEALRMGGEPWEVPERWAEASPETHMENYEAPLYNFHGTGDRYVNFEQLDVVVETLTDLGKEFDADHYPDENHVFSKRATWERTLRKVERVLEDDR, from the coding sequence ATGCCACCCGCACTCACACTTTCGGATGCGCTGGATATCGAATATCCCAGTGCGCCGTCGTGGTCCGCGAACGGGAATTTTCTCGCGGCAACCGTCTACGAGGACGATGGAAACGTCCTGTTGGTTACCGATCCGAAAAACGACCGACCGTGGCGATTCACGCCGGACGACGGACACGTTACCGAATTTGCGTGGTCGCCGACCGAGTCCTCCCTTCTCGTCGCAACGGACGCCGGAGACCTGTTGCTCGCCGACCCCAAAGAAAGGACGACCGCCCGTCTGCTCTCCGGGCCGGACGAGAGGAGCGCGTACACGTGGTCGAACGACGGCACCCGCTTCGCGTTCTACCGCGACGGTCGCCCGTTCGTCCGCGACGTCGAAACCGGGGTAGAACGGGGATTCGACGGACCAAAACGCGGTCCGTTCCTCGGCGAAACCCGAATGTTCGCGTGGTCCGACGACGATACCCTGTTGGCCTACCGGTTCGTCGAGGACGGGACGACACACGTCGGCGTCGTCCACGCCGAGTCCGGAGAATTGACGTGGCGCACGCACGGCGAACTGGCGAGTTCAACCCCGGCATGGCTGGCCGACGGACGCGTCCTGTTCGATCAGCGCGGCGAGGGCGGCACGGTCAGACGGATCGTCGCCGCCGATCCGGAGACCGGCGTTGAAACGGTCCTCTTCCGTGAATCGGACCTCGAACGGGGAATCGTTTCGAGCGGCGCACCGGAGGTGTCACCGGACGGTCGCCGAATCGCCCTGTCGCTCCCGCTCGACGGGTGGGATCACGTTCACGTCATCGACGTGGAAACCGGGGACCGAACGCAACTCACCGAGGGAGCGTTCGAGGACAAAGGCGTCGCGGACGCGACGCCGCAGTGGTCGGACGACGAAACGCTCGTTTTCGCGTCCAATCGGAACGGTTCCGGCCAGCGCCACCTGTTTTCGGTCACGTTGGACGGAGAGACGACCGCGCTCGTGGAGACCGACGGAACGAACGTCCATCCACGACCCGCACCGGACGGCGGAACGATAGCGTACGTTCACGCCGACGGGGAGCTGTCGCCGGAACTCCGTATCTTCGACTTCAGGGACCGCGGACGCGAACGACTCACGCGCTCGACGGTCGAGGAGTGGTCGATACCGCCGATCGAGCCGGAACGAATCGAGTTCGAGAGCGCCGGTCGAACCATCGACGGCTACCTGCTCGACCCGCGCAAATCGGATGCCGTCGCCGACGACGCGACGGACCTCCCCGCCGTCGTCTGCGTGCACGGCGGGCCGATGCGCCAGATGCGCGACGGGTGGCACCCGTCGCGTTCCTACGGCCTCTTCTACAGCTATCACCAGTACCTCGCCACGAAGGGCTACGCTTGTCTCTTCGTCAACTATCGCGGCGGCATCGGCTACGGGAAGGAGTTCAGGCAGGCCATCGCGGGCACCCGCGGCGAGGACGAAATCGAGGACGTCACCCGAGCGGGGGAGTTCCTGAAGGGACTCCCGTACGTCGATTCCGACGTGGTCACGGTTTGGGGGCTCTCCTACGGCGGCTACGCGACGCTACAAGTCCTCGGGACACATCCCGATACCTTCTCGCTCGGAATCAACCTCGCCGGATTAGCCGACCTCGAACTGTACAAGGAGTGGGCCGAGGAGACGAAGCATCCGGCGGCGGCCTCGTCGGAAGCGCTCCGAATGGGGGGCGAACCGTGGGAAGTTCCCGAGCGATGGGCCGAGGCGTCCCCGGAGACGCACATGGAGAACTACGAGGCTCCGCTCTACAACTTCCACGGGACCGGCGACCGCTACGTCAACTTCGAGCAACTCGACGTGGTGGTCGAGACGCTCACCGACCTCGGCAAGGAGTTCGACGCCGACCACTATCCCGACGAAAACCACGTCTTCTCGAAGCGGGCGACGTGGGAACGAACCCTGCGGAAGGTAGAGCGAGTGCTGGAGGACGACCGATGA
- a CDS encoding helix-turn-helix domain-containing protein has translation MSVIDVTARDDRTTHRQVELKLWHPGCWTLEVTDEYDGVHILEKSLYPTDETVKGDFIIVSEGDHDIETFVEAIDAHRVVESTAILKNSGDRARVVVTYERSSSIVPEIVNSEFMPIEPVHMTGGYEYWTVLVRSDQLESVFTRLEEEYDIQLESIHEVNPNDNVEFANTSDRIYDSLSVRQMECLFAAHDAGYYNWPRDVAASEIASDFGISGPTFLEHLRKGEHKVLDAFLTKLAGRNY, from the coding sequence ATGAGCGTCATCGACGTTACTGCTCGGGACGATAGAACGACACACCGGCAAGTGGAACTCAAACTGTGGCATCCGGGGTGCTGGACGCTCGAAGTTACCGACGAGTACGACGGGGTCCATATTCTCGAAAAATCGCTGTATCCGACCGACGAAACCGTCAAGGGGGATTTCATCATCGTCTCGGAGGGCGACCACGACATCGAAACGTTCGTCGAAGCCATCGACGCCCACCGAGTCGTCGAGAGCACGGCCATCCTCAAAAACAGCGGCGACCGGGCCCGCGTCGTCGTCACCTACGAGCGTTCGTCCAGTATCGTCCCCGAAATCGTCAACTCGGAGTTCATGCCGATAGAACCGGTTCACATGACCGGCGGGTACGAGTACTGGACCGTCCTCGTCCGTTCGGATCAACTCGAATCGGTGTTCACCCGGTTGGAGGAGGAGTACGACATCCAGTTGGAGTCGATTCACGAGGTGAACCCGAACGACAACGTGGAGTTCGCGAACACCAGCGACCGCATCTACGACTCGCTCTCGGTGCGGCAGATGGAATGTCTGTTCGCGGCCCACGACGCCGGATATTACAACTGGCCTCGCGACGTGGCAGCGAGCGAAATCGCGAGTGATTTCGGCATCAGCGGCCCGACGTTCCTCGAACACCTTCGGAAGGGGGAACACAAAGTCCTCGACGCCTTCCTCACCAAACTCGCCGGGCGGAATTACTGA